In Rosa chinensis cultivar Old Blush chromosome 1, RchiOBHm-V2, whole genome shotgun sequence, a genomic segment contains:
- the LOC112171007 gene encoding probable LRR receptor-like serine/threonine-protein kinase At3g47570 — MLNFCAFRSTYLHVMTTLFLLTNLFQSTIFANALSNETDRLALLKFKDCIATDPDGLLNSWNDSVHFCKWQGITCGRRHQRVKALNLPDADLHGTISPYIGNLSFLRIFGLFNNSFSGKIPQQVDHLFRLRGINLGINKLEGGIPVNLTFYSKLRFISLAANRLTGKIPSEIGSLGKLVDLILEENNLTGPIPPSMGNLSSLTLLDLAQNNLVGTVPEVLGRLRSLSDFAIGINTLSGMIPPSLFNISSIKTIYLTENKFKGSIPPDIGLNMPNLQLLLLGINEFSGKIPASLSNASKLQKLDIGENNFVGQVPATFGNFPNLLFLNFYSNNLGSNSSNDLGFITFLTNCSNLEIVDLSSNNFGGVLPNSVANFSTQLTKLYLGRNQIAGTIPETLGNLNNLILLTLEVNLFTSIIPASLGKLQKLQILYLYSNRLSGWIPSSLGNLTQLSELTIFENELEGSIPPNIGNCKNLQAMDISDNKLSGDIPSQIIGLSSSIFLNLSQNSLTGILPVEVGKLKNINTLDISDNNLTGGIPEIIGGCLSLEYLYLQGNLFQGMIPSSLASLRGLQSLDLSRSNLSGHIPKDLQRLPFLIYLNLSFNNLEGEVPKEGVFRNTSAVSLHGNTKLCGGVSELQLPACPIKVPEQRKLHGFKLKLTISLVAGCALLFAVIIALYWRRKTQKNMPLSAVSSINFLPKVSYQTLHQATDGFSLGNQIGSGSFGSVYKGILDQQENNVVAIKVLNLQQKGAFKSFVAECNALRNIRHRNLVKIITCCSSTDYNGNDFKALVFEYMSNGSLEEWLHRENQSRSLNLLQRLNIAVDVASALCYLHDHCEPQIIHRDMKPSNVLLDDDMVARVGDFGLARLIPPTMYFCENQSSTVGIKGTIGYAAPEYAVGVGPSKQGDVYSYGILVLQLFTGRRPTDEMFVDGCNIHTFVKTAIHGRLMQIVDPTLVATLEEIATSTTNNEVTNICGYNNEIEADEGNIDNENLSTMNTYVWKCILPTLKIGLACSEESPRNRISMEEVHRELHHIKNAYTNVDIRRERPRRS; from the exons ATGCTCAACTTCTGCGCATTTCGATCTACCTACCTTCATGTCATGACCACCCTTTTCCTTCTCACCAACCTTTTCCAATCTACCATCTTTGCAAATGCATTGAGCAATGAAACCGATCGCTTGGCTTTGCTGAAATTCAAAGATTGCATAGCCACCGATCCAGATGGGCTATTGAACTCATGGAATGACTCCGTTCACTTCTGCAAATGGCAAGGAATTACTTGTGGTAGACGGCATCAAAGAGTAAAAGCCTTGAACCTACCAGACGCTGATTTGCATGGAACCATATCACCATACATTGGCAACCTCTCCTTTCTCAGGATATTCGGCCTTTTCAATAACAGCTTCTCTGGCAAGATTCCACAACAAGTTGATCATTTGTTCAGACTGCGAGGTATCAATCTAGGTATCAACAAGTTGGAGGGGGGAATTCCAGTCAACCTGACCTTCTACTCGAAATTAAGATTCATAAGCCTTGCAGCAAACCGCCTTACCGGCAAAATTCCTTCAGAGATTGGGTCATTGGGGAAGCTTGTGGATCTCATTCTAGAGGAAAACAATCTGACGGGACCCATCCCACCTTCCATGGGGAATCTTTCATCACTCACTCTACTTGACTTGGCACAGAACAATTTGGTGGGCACCGTTCCAGAGGTGCTAGGCCGATTGAGAAGCTTATCTGATTTTGCAATTGGTATCAATACTCTATCTGGTATGATCCCTCCCTCCCTTTTTAATATATCATCCATCAAGACCATCTATCTTACGGAGAATAAGTTTAAGGGCAGTATTCCGCCTGATATAGGCCTAAACATGCCTAATCTCCAACTACTGTTACTTGGTATAAATGAATTCTCTGGGAAAATCCCGGCCTCACTTTCCAATGCTTCTAAGCTTCAGAAGCTTGATATTGGGGAAAATAATTTTGTTGGGCAAGTTCCCGCaacttttggaaattttcctaATCTCTTGTTTCTCAACTTCTATAGCAATAATCTAGGAAGTAATTCATCAAATGATTTGGGATTTATAACATTCTTGACAAATTGCAGCAATCTGGAAATAGTTGATCTGAGTTCTAACAATTTTGGAGGTGTTTTACCAAACTCTGTAGCCAATTTCTCAACCCAACTGACTAAACTCTACCTTGGGAGGAATCAAATAGCGGGAACGATTCCTGAAACATTAGGAAATCTGAACAATTTAATACTCTTGACCCTGGAAGTAAACTTGTTCACAAGTATCATTCCGGCTTCTCTTGGGAAGTTACAAAAGCTgcaaatattatatttatattccaaTAGATTATCAGGCTGGATCCCATCTTCCTTAGGAAACCTCACCCAATTGTCTGAACTCACTATATTTGAAAATGAATTAGAAGGAAGCATTCCTCCAAATATTGGTAACTGCAAAAATCTGCAGGCGATGGATATATCAGACAATAAGCTTAGTGGAGATATACCATCACAGATCATTGGTCTGTCCTCCTCTATCTTCCTCAACTTATCGCAAAACTCGCTAACTGGCATTCTGCCTGTGGAAGTGGGTAAGCTGAAGAATATCAATACACTGGACATCTCTGATAATAATTTGACTGGGGGAATTCCAGAAATTATTGGAGGATGTCTGAGCCTTGAATATCTTTACCTACAAGGGAATCTCTTCCAAGGTATGATACCTTCTTCTTTGGCTTCTTTGAGAGGTCTTCAGTCTTTAGATCTTTCACGAAGCAACTTGTCAGGACATATTCCAAAAGACCTACAGAGACTTCCATTCTTGATATATTTGAACCTTTCGTTCAATAACTTGGAGGGTGAGGTACCGAAAGAAGGAGTTTTTCGAAACACAAGTGCAGTATCATTGCATGGAAATACCAAACTTTGTGGTGGTGTTTCGGAATTGCAGCTACCAGCATGCCCCATCAAAGTACCAGAGCAGAGAAAGTTGCATGGTTTCAAACTAAAGCTCACAATTTCTTTAGTTGCTGGATGCGCTCTTCTGTTTGCAGTGATCATAGCTCTTTATTGGAGgagaaaaacacaaaagaatATGCCGTTATCTGCAGTGTCATCAATCAACTTCCTTCCAAAGGTTTCATACCAGACACTTCATCAAGCTACTGACGGATTCTCTCTGGGCAATCAAATTGGATCAGGTAGTTTTGGCTCTGTATACAAAGGGATTCTTGATCAACAAGAAAACAACGTTGTTGCCATAAAGGTCCTCAACCTTCAACAGAAAGGAGCTTTCAAGAGTTTTGTGGCAGAATGCAATGCACTAAGAAATATCCGGCACAGGAACCTTGTGAAGATCATAACATGCTGCTCTAGCACAGATTACAATGGTAATGACTTCAAAGCTCTAGTTTTTGAGTATATGTCAAATGGAAGTTTAGAGGAGTGGTTGCACAGAGAAAaccaatcaaggagtttgaacCTCCTTCAAAGACTGAATATTGCTGTTGATGTGGCTTCTGCATTGTGTTATCTTCATGACCATTGTGAACCACAAATTATTCATCGTGACATGAAGCCGAGCAACGTTCTTCTTGACGATGACATGGTCGCTCGTGTCGGTGATTTTGGATTAGCAAGACTCATCCCACCAACCATGTACTTCTGTGAAAATCAAAGTAGCACAGTTGGGATAAAGGGAACCATTGGCTATGCTGCTCCAG AGTACGCAGTTGGTGTGGGGCCATCAAAGCAAGGGGATGTCTATAGTTATGGGATCCTTGTGTTGCAATTATTCACGGGAAGAAGACCCACTGATGAAATGTTTGTAGATGGTTGCAATATCCATACTTTTGTTAAGACGGCCATACATGGAAGACTAATGCAAATTGTAGATCCTACTCTTGTTGCCACTCTAGAAGAGATTGCAACTTCAACAACGAACAATGAAGTGACCAATATCTGTGGTTACAACAATGAAATCGAAGCTGATGAAGGCAACATTGACAATGAGAATTTAAGCACGATGAACACTTACGTGTGGAAGTGCATACTTCCAACCCTTAAGATTGGACTCGCATGCTCGGAAGAATCCCCAAGGAATAGGATATCTATGGAGGAAGTCCACAGGGAGCTACACCATATAAAAAATGCTTACACTAATGTCGACATCCGTCGAGAGAGGCCAAGAAGAAGCTAA